In Plasmodium falciparum 3D7 genome assembly, chromosome: 13, the following are encoded in one genomic region:
- a CDS encoding tyrosine recombinase produces the protein MYAYFFRREQKMNTSLKFILCCLLLNYILSKVYSFNNLYIHKYIKFINKNNFIKANKRYDKCVNNLSKYNKFILNNTIQNIHTTRGVVQINDEEETEDEYFEDDDEGDDERDEENYDTIVEYEKDENRNKKNIKISGPLKKITIKTTKVKRKKKKKKSAEGMKCKTCKKLLKPRVKFCVYCGTNVSVEKIKLKKYIEEIYLPIRKEEVSENTFRVEKGFWKDILPKLGKYELHELGPNNWESFLKYLKSKNCSPRTMALYQSTYQQSLKYALYRDYLKSVHNFRKIKKSTIPRRKITPLSPKEIELLLKNSSDMHRAIFALSIGIGLRPSEVLRIHWEDINFERKEIFIKGQKTKYSNTSVPMTNFAFNELLKWWEIENKPIKGLCFYSETIKNKFNYTQTKTPLKTFKTALKGAAKRAGLEISEDGKSRRIFPYLLRHSFATIAATSNPPVPLPVAQAIMRHSSSKMLLDTYTKAGNNIIRDGLDNFKI, from the exons atgtatgcatatttttttagaCGTGAACAAAAGATGAATACATCCTTAaagtttattttatgttgtttacttttgaattatatattatctaaaGTATACAGTTTTAATAAcctatatatacataaatacattaagtttataaataaaaataattttataaaggCTAATAAAAGATATGATAAGTGTGTTAATAATCTATcgaaatataacaaatttattttaaataatactaTACAAAATATTCATACTACAAGAGGAGTAGTACAAataaatgatgaagaagaaacaGAAGATGAATATtttgaagatgatgatgaaggaGACGACGAAAGAGATGAAGAAAATTATGACACCATAGtagaatatgaaaaagatgaaaatcgaaataaaaaaaatataaaaatttcagGACCTTTAAAGAAAATTACAATAAAAACGACCAAggttaaaagaaaaaaaaaaaaaaaaaaatctgcTGAAGGGATGAAATGTAAAACATGCAAGAAATTATTGAAACcaa gaGTAAAGTTTTGTGTATACTGTGGTACCAACGTTTCTGTAGAAAAAATCaagttgaaaaaatatatagaagaaaTCTATTTACCTATAAG aaagGAAGAGGTCAGTGAAAACACTTTTAGAGTAGAGAAGGGTTTTTGGAAGGATATATTACca aaattaGGAAAATACGAACTGCACGAATTGGGTCCCAATAATTGGGAGAGTTTCTTGAA ataTTTGAAATCAAAAAATTGTTCTCCAAGAACTATGGCCTTATACCAATCAACATATCAG CAATCCTTGAAATATGCTTTGTATCGTGATTATCTAAAGAGTGTACATAAttttagaaaaataaaaaaaagtacaatACCTAGAAGAAAGATTACACCCCTATCTCCAAAGGAa attgAATTGTTGTTAAAGAATAGCAGTGATATGCATAGAGCAATATTTGCCTTAAGTAtag GTATTGGACTCAGACCATCGGAAGTTCTACGTATTCATTGGGAAGACATTAATTTTGAAAGGaaagaaatttttattaaaggaCAGAAAACCAAATATAGTAATACATCCGTTCCTATGACAAACTTTGCATTTAATGAATTGTTAAAATG gTGGGAAATAGAAAATAAGCCCATTAAAGGATTGTGCTTTTATTCTGAAacgataaaaaataaattcaatTATACTCAAACAAAAACACCCTTAA aaaCATTTAAGACGGCACTAAAAGGAGCAGCCAAAAG agCTGGATTAGAAATTAGTGAAGACGGAAAGAGTAGGAGAATTTTTCCTTATCTTTTAAG aCATTCTTTTGCAACTATTGCTGCAACGTCCAATCCCCCGGTTCCTTTACCAGTTGCTCAG gcCATAATGAGACATTCCTCATCAAAGATGTTACTAGATACGTATACAAAAGCGGGAAATAACATTATTCGTGATGGTCTTGATAacttcaaaatataa
- a CDS encoding mRNA-decapping enzyme 2, putative — translation MPNNKLQKNLANKLPNSSKGTKLFSAQRIKQLAKDKKLLDDALLDCYGRFIALLPEFLLKDHVHLYFQIQEAYWWYDDMWQDKYPDKLPKLSLKTFGYLICDDCPILKKYVPPSAHEQFSLNWRRYCRTIPLRGAILLNHDLRKCLLVKGWSTDSWSFPRGKVDELEEDSVCACREIYEEIGIDIFPYIDEQVYIETHIEDQPIKLFVIPGIREDTKFQPKTRKEIGDIRWFDIEKLLEYKDSKRRKETFFDNKKERINYMFVCPFIPNLIKWINVLKLSIKGKVSKKNTYVSGSSILSYKYQITGIDAHIIKKLQNADMETKDMYKSNYYFFKSDDDYYYDEEVDSLSNKDTYADVLNVNSINSDMMKQYNTFDKGYVSMSNDSSNNNNNNNNNNNNNNSHMLINNSVYKNEEGSNIPYGNIYNNFVPNVFNMDNMKKDHIMDKCNEDNMNDHMMNNNMNHNIIYDKKVMSNNNIKHNNNNNNIKHNNNYHNNNSNNKDAKKVINNMLVKGNMNNNNNNNNYNNNYYHYNNKYYYNNKYMYYPNYNINYGNNYNMYYNRGYHSYFNKNGDQDFYQKMYRNHIKKIGVGHLSALRLKEVGLRSFDDQYIEKRKYFQMRVYGNNKNKLLYNAKNDIYGNHRKMMRNAYRSVDDSSVYYKSSRNTNLDACNEKTFGENHMNGWSAEDMFKLNEQKFGIQSTYNIDNYTTPLNCNDEKKSSRYVKETLKSVNVKGVSSNGLNGLLSASFDKSPVNKEIQYFLNNTKNMLSKGNMNSTNENVDMVITKSSNNNNINENKNKNNNDNISEMNKLSKCVDSNPNLNVGKEEVDHIKMVKNKNILDITKKNNNNNNNDNVHVDNSKKVMMKKKKKSLGEMSKGIERNGSYYSLKGDIREKNKENVKNNKMISNVMDTNTYDNNNIKLKKNDNLSNKLKNNKNNDIFINDNKKMNSQNMVVNKNVFSPSTSVSNICDDRDIVKKLSVSSKKNVKDKFDIFNFDDSYTDDDMDDKDVSCINGEDDINVNTLTGKILMGLIKGSSSLNNEEEENTAKMNKQLDVKNGIDNNNNNNNNINEGVVINNKKKDTVKNNSCQRKKDIHITSEIYKDNHKKKDVKKIHMEKANSRRNDQINNDDNKTVKDKMKRKNKTTVDNKRSENFNETEIMEKLSKHLNSYNPFE, via the coding sequence ATGCCTAATAATAAATTGCAGAAGAATTTAGCTAATAAATTGCCCAATAGTTCAAAGGGCACGAAACTATTTAGTGCTCAAAGAATTAAGCAGCTAGCCAAAGATAAGAAATTATTAGATGATGCTTTATTAGATTGTTATGGAAGATTTATTGCATTATTACCTGagtttttattaaaagatcatgtacatttatattttcaaattCAAGAAGCGTATTGGTGGTATGATGATATGTGGCAGGATAAATATCCAGACAAATTACCAAAATTGAGTTTAAAAACATTTGGTTATTTAATATGTGACGATTGTCCaattttaaagaaatatGTACCTCCATCAGCTCATGAACAATTTTCTTTAAATTGGCGAAGATACTGTAGAACGATACCATTGAGAGGTGCTATTCTTTTAAATCATGATTTAAGAAAATGTTTACTAGTAAAGGGATGGAGCACAGATAGTTGGTCTTTTCCAAGAGGAAAAGTGGATGAATTAGAAGAAGATTCTGTGTGTGCTTGTCGAGAGATTTACGAAGAAATAGGTATAGATATATTTCCGTATATTGATGAGCAAGTATATATCGAAACTCATATTGAAGATCAGCCgataaaattatttgtaaTTCCAGGTATAAGAGAAGATACAAAATTTCAGCCAAAGACGAGAAAAGAAATTGGAGACATTCGGTGGTTCGATATCGAGAAACTATTAGAATATAAAGATTccaaaagaagaaaagaaaccTTTTTTGACAATAAAAAAGAGcgtataaattatatgtttgtatGTCCGTTTATCCCGAATTTGATTAAATGGATTAACGTTTTAAAATTATCCATAAAAGGAAAAGtttccaaaaaaaatacGTACGTTTCAGGAAGTAGTATATTATCTTACAAATATCAAATAACTGGTATTGACGCTCATATTATAAAGAAGTTACAAAATGCGGATATGGAAACGAAGGATATGTATAAAtcgaattattatttttttaaaagtgatgatgattattattatgatgaagaAGTTGATTCTTTATCTAACAAAGACACGTATGCGGATGTTTTAAATGTGAACAGTATTAATAGTGACATGATGAAGCAGTATAATACATTTGATAAGGGATATGTGAGTATGAGTAatgatagtagtaataataataataataataataataataataataataataatagccatatgttaataaataatagtgTGTATAAAAATGAGGAGGGTTCAAATATACCTTATGGgaacatttataataattttgtacCTAATGTGTTTAATATGGACAACATGAAAAAGGATCATATAATGGATAAGTGTAATGaggataatatgaatgatcatatgatgaataataatatgaatcataatataatatatgacaaAAAGGTTatgagtaataataatattaaacataataataataataataatattaagcataataataattatcataataacaatagtaataataaggaTGCCAAGAaagttataaataatatgctTGTGAAAggaaatatgaacaataataataataataataattataataataactattaccattataataacaaatattattataacaataaatatatgtattacccaaattataatataaattacgGTAATAactataatatgtattataatagAGGATATCATAGCTACTTCAATAAAAATGGTGATCAAGACTTTTATCAGAAGATGTATAGGaatcatattaaaaaaataggcGTGGGTCATCTCTCAGCCTTACGATTGAAGGAGGTAGGTTTAAGAAGTTTTGATGATCAATATATTGAGAAGAGGAAATATTTTCAGATGAGAGTATAtggaaataataagaataaattattatataatgcaaaaaatgatatatatggaaaTCATAGAAAGATGATGAGAAATGCTTATCGTTCAGTAGACGACTCTTCGGTGTATTACAAGTCCTCAAGAAATACGAACCTAGACGCATGTAATGAGAAAACGTTTGGAGAAAATCACATGAATGGTTGGAGTGCCGAGGATATGTTTAAATTGAATGAACAGAAGTTTGGAATACAatcaacatataatatagataattatACAACTCCCTTAAATTGTAATGATGAGAAGAAGAGTAGTAGATATGTAAAAGAGACTTTAAAAAGTGTAAATGTAAAAGGCGTGTCTTCTAATGGTTTGAATGGTCTTCTTTCTGCATCGTTTGATAAAAGTCCCGTAAATAAAGAgattcaatattttttaaataacacaaaaaatatgttatcaAAGGGAAATATGAATAGCACGAATGAGAATGTTGATATGGTTATAACTAAAagttcaaataataataatattaatgaaaataaaaataaaaataataatgataatattagtGAGATGAACAAGTTGTCCAAGTGTGTGGATAGCAATCCAAATTTAAATGTCGGAAAAGAAGAGGTTGATCATATAAAGATGGtaaagaacaaaaatattttggaTATCACTAAAAagaacaacaacaataataataatgataatgttcATGTGGATAATAGCAAAAAAgtaatgatgaagaaaaaaaaaaaaagcctAGGAGAAATGTCAAAAGGGATAGAAAGAAATGGTTCATATTATTCGCTTAAGGGTGATATAAGGGAGAAGAATAAGGAAAAtgtaaagaataataaaatgatatcaAATGTTATGGATACAAAtacttatgataataataatatcaagtTGAAGAAGAATGATAATTTAtcgaataaattaaaaaataataaaaataacgatatattcataaatgataataaaaaaatgaatagtCAAAATATGGtagttaataaaaatgtatttagTCCTAGTACTAGTGTATCAAATATTTGTGATGATAGAGATATTGTGAAAAAATTAAGTGTAAgtagtaaaaaaaatgttaaggACAAATTCGATATATTCAATTTTGATGATTCATATACTGACGACGATATGGATGATAAAGATGTGTCTTGCATAAATGGGGAAGATGATATAAATGTGAATACCTTGACCGGGAAGATATTGATGGGATTAATTAAAGGAAGTAGTAgtttaaataatgaagaggAAGAAAATACAGCAAAGATGAATAAACAACTAGATGTAAAAAATggtatagataataataataataataataataatattaatgagggtgttgttataaataataaaaaaaaagatactGTGAAGAATAATTCTTgtcaaagaaaaaaagatatacatattacaagtgaaatatataaggataatcataaaaaaaaagacgtaaaaaaaatacatatggaAAAAGCGAATAGCAGAAGGAATGATCaaattaataatgatgataataaaactGTCAAGGATAAAATgaagagaaaaaataaaacaactGTTGATAATAAAAGGTCTGAAAATTTTAATGAAACGGAAATTATGGAAAAATTATCCAAGCATTTGAATAGTTATAACCCCTTCGAATGa